TTAAAAGGAATTGGTGAAAAGACCTGATCGATGCCACATGCCTCGCAACGGTTTTTGAGGATTTCCCCTGATTCTTTAAATGCCCAAGGAATTGAACGATGTTCACCCTCGATACTGCATTCAGTTCTGACACGTCCTCTACCTTCATTAAGTAAAGGGAATAATTCTTCAAGTCCCGTTTATATGATTCAATCGTGTTTTTCGCAAGACCTTTTTCTACTATTAAAAAGTGCATGAAATCCTGAATATGATCTTCCACGCTGCATTACTCCCCGTTCATATAAAAAAATAATAATCGATCATACCAATGGCTCTCTTCCTCGGTCACAGAAGAATAAACCTTCACCGCCGCCCCTTCAGGTTCATCATATCGATGATAGCCTTCATATTCCTCGCTTATCCACATGATACCATAATAAAACAAAATCGTTGATCCAGTGAATAATATGAAAACCTTGATGGTTTGCCAGATCACTCGGGCCCCTCTCAGCATTTTTCATCCCCCATTTTTGTCACGTCTATAATACAAGCTATGACGTTTTCAGCAGGTTTTATACCTGATGGGAGTGAAACGGTGCTATAAATATGAAAAAGCCTTAAAGAGTATGTATAGGATGTTTCCATACAGAAACAACAACAGGTGATCTTTAAGGCTTTTGGTCATCAGCTTATTCTTCTGGGTCCTCTTCTTTATCCTGGCATCTTGAACAAATGCCGTGAAAGGTAAGACGGTGATCTTTTATTTTAAATTTCCAATCCCGTTCAACAATCGTTTCTACGTCTTCAAGGAGATCTTCTTGAATTTCATCAACCGCTCCACATTCGATGCACACCAGATGGTGATGAAAGTGGGCTGCTCCTTCTTGTCTGAGATCGTAGCGGGATACACCATCCCCAAAATTAATTTTATCCACAATTTTCAGTTCAGATAGCAATTCCAACGTGCGATATACGGTGGCCAGTCCAATTTCCGGAGATTTTTCCTTAACGAGGAGGTATACATCTTCGGCGCTTAGGTGATCTTCTTCATGTTCTAGTAACACGCGTACCGTTGCTTCCCGCTGTGGCGTAAGCTTGTAGCTCGCAGAATGAAGCTGTTTTTTAATTCGTTCAATACGGCTTTCCATAGTCCCTTCCTCCCTCGTCAATTTCTTTTTCATTATATCAAAAAGGGAGGAATAAGCAAAATAAAATAATTATAATCAAACAAATGTAATGACTATTATTTGAAAATTATTTTAATCTATTAATGACCATTTCCATCAAGTTCGGGGACAGATATGCTTCCACGCTGGCAGCGATTGTCACGATGCCGATTGCGACCACAAAGAAGATGACATA
The nucleotide sequence above comes from Bacillus sp. KH172YL63. Encoded proteins:
- a CDS encoding YqzK family protein, encoding MLRGARVIWQTIKVFILFTGSTILFYYGIMWISEEYEGYHRYDEPEGAAVKVYSSVTEEESHWYDRLLFFYMNGE
- the fur gene encoding ferric iron uptake transcriptional regulator, which gives rise to MESRIERIKKQLHSASYKLTPQREATVRVLLEHEEDHLSAEDVYLLVKEKSPEIGLATVYRTLELLSELKIVDKINFGDGVSRYDLRQEGAAHFHHHLVCIECGAVDEIQEDLLEDVETIVERDWKFKIKDHRLTFHGICSRCQDKEEDPEE